A portion of the Candidatus Cloacimonas sp. genome contains these proteins:
- a CDS encoding N-6 DNA methylase: MDKEKIIDALSLFRIKDTYSAALNFWNTLGYFSDRQPEPNSFSFDDFAAFSGNKIDPTKARKDDWDKFYLLFQITDEEMKNHFNQDSQITIPGITKQNFQAANLKSYLFASLKLKGDKYTRTQLANIARQINKQYAIPLIILFHYNNFVTIAVVNRRQNLKDTVRDVLEKVTMIKDIKTTDTHRAHIDILADLSLEKLSEKGNIYNFETLHNAWSVTLDINELNKRFYKELSNWYFWAIKKVVFPAGDEENEEVRNSIGLIRLLTRLIFVWFMKEKGLIPEELFDSQKLRNIIKFEDFNDSAYYKAILQNLFFATLNTEMNKDKVNSRRFRREIKSNLNPDFNVHTLFRYESLFHHPEQVIDEYFANIPFLNGGLFECLDTEITNNNQKSYIRIDGFSDRPDNILKVPDELFLSGNEQNIDLNEIYGTQNKSYQVRGLFSILNSYKFTVAENTPIEEEVALDPELLGRVFENLLASYNPETKTTARHETGSFYTPREIVDYMVDESLIAYLINELPHSTKEEKEDSELKLRLLLYYTDEDHLFDPEEVNKLINAIDNLKVIDPACGSGAFLMGLLLKIVYILHKLDPHNTKWKQQQIDNIKKLITNIRQTVDDPKVREDNIQKLKDSIQDIEQTFDEFDFDYSRKLFLIEHCIYGIDIQPIAIQIAKLRLFISLLVDQYPKQGKPNLGIRALPNLETNLVAANSLIPLEMENQMDIFNTIIENYISEIKALHKEYFSTRNRKDKLELKVREHKLRMEFSEALKKSAFHAQEAEDIANWDPYSINSIAPFFNPTIMFGLTNFNIVIANPPFVRQEKITYKDLLDKSDYQIFNSTSDLYTYFYELAYKLLSENGIATFITSNKWLRSKYGTKLRQFLKQNTKLQILIDFGGYQVFKSSTVDTNIILFLKAKPEPGHSFNFVNIPADLKPENLSQFLYNNMQTLQQNTLEENSWTLTDNSILTLKTKIEKAGKPLKDWNVNIYRGILTGCNEAFIIDTSTKEAICKADPKSIEIIKPVLRGRDIHKYYYEWAGLWLIIIPSGWTNKNKPDNIDAEHFIKLCYPAVYNYLKTKGDAIENKIVKVKGKGVYDRDDQGDYWWELRDCSYYNEFNKNKIIWSEIGLNGNFTFDSNHFYTNQTAYIMTGENLIYILAILDSKLFDFYFNLISSNLSQKASRHIKIYIEQFPIPSYKNSDTTLELEKLVKDILNIMPTIDIYQTQKKETSDISDYLNRIDSLVYKLYGLNEADIKLITNTSEK, encoded by the coding sequence ATGGATAAAGAAAAAATTATTGATGCCTTGTCTCTTTTTAGAATTAAAGATACCTATTCCGCTGCTCTAAATTTTTGGAATACTCTCGGTTATTTTAGTGACCGTCAACCGGAACCAAATAGTTTCAGCTTTGACGATTTTGCCGCTTTTAGCGGCAATAAAATAGATCCTACAAAAGCCAGAAAAGATGATTGGGATAAGTTTTATCTGCTCTTCCAAATTACCGATGAAGAAATGAAGAACCACTTTAACCAAGATTCTCAAATAACTATACCTGGAATTACCAAACAAAATTTTCAAGCGGCTAACCTAAAGTCCTATCTTTTTGCTTCTCTTAAGCTTAAGGGGGATAAATATACCAGAACTCAGCTGGCAAATATAGCCCGGCAAATTAATAAGCAGTATGCTATCCCTTTAATTATTCTCTTTCACTACAATAATTTTGTTACTATTGCAGTGGTTAATAGAAGACAAAACTTAAAAGACACGGTAAGAGATGTTTTAGAAAAAGTTACTATGATTAAGGATATTAAGACAACTGATACTCACAGAGCTCATATTGATATTTTAGCTGATCTTTCATTAGAGAAACTATCTGAAAAAGGTAATATCTACAACTTTGAGACCTTACACAATGCCTGGTCTGTTACTTTGGATATTAACGAATTAAATAAAAGATTTTATAAAGAACTGTCCAATTGGTATTTTTGGGCAATTAAGAAAGTTGTTTTCCCTGCAGGTGATGAAGAAAATGAAGAAGTAAGAAATTCCATCGGTCTAATCAGATTGCTAACTCGTCTTATTTTTGTTTGGTTTATGAAAGAAAAAGGTCTTATTCCTGAGGAGCTTTTTGATTCACAAAAGCTAAGAAATATTATCAAGTTTGAGGATTTTAATGATTCCGCTTATTACAAAGCCATTCTGCAAAACCTTTTCTTTGCTACCCTAAATACAGAAATGAATAAAGACAAAGTAAATTCCCGCAGATTTCGCCGCGAAATTAAAAGTAATCTGAATCCTGATTTCAATGTGCATACTCTCTTTCGCTATGAGTCCCTTTTCCATCATCCAGAACAAGTTATAGATGAATATTTTGCCAATATTCCCTTTTTAAATGGAGGTCTGTTTGAATGTTTAGATACTGAAATTACAAATAACAATCAAAAATCTTATATTCGCATTGATGGTTTTAGTGACCGACCCGATAATATTTTAAAAGTTCCTGATGAATTATTCTTAAGTGGCAATGAACAGAATATTGACTTAAACGAGATATATGGAACTCAAAATAAAAGCTATCAAGTGCGGGGCTTATTTAGCATCTTAAATAGTTATAAATTTACCGTAGCCGAAAATACACCCATTGAAGAAGAAGTTGCACTTGATCCAGAATTATTAGGGCGTGTTTTTGAAAATTTACTTGCTTCCTATAATCCCGAAACAAAAACAACTGCCAGACACGAAACCGGCTCATTTTATACGCCGCGTGAAATTGTGGATTATATGGTTGATGAATCTCTAATAGCTTATTTAATCAATGAACTTCCTCATAGCACAAAAGAAGAAAAGGAAGACAGCGAATTAAAACTAAGGTTACTTCTGTATTATACAGATGAAGACCATCTATTTGATCCTGAAGAAGTAAATAAACTTATAAACGCTATTGATAATCTGAAAGTTATTGATCCTGCTTGTGGTTCAGGAGCTTTTTTAATGGGCCTTCTTTTAAAAATCGTTTATATCCTGCATAAATTAGACCCCCATAATACTAAATGGAAACAACAACAAATTGATAATATCAAAAAACTTATCACTAATATAAGACAAACTGTTGACGACCCCAAAGTAAGGGAAGATAACATCCAAAAACTGAAAGACAGCATTCAGGATATTGAACAGACATTTGATGAATTTGATTTTGATTACAGCCGTAAACTCTTTCTAATTGAGCATTGTATCTATGGCATTGATATTCAACCCATAGCTATACAAATTGCCAAGCTTCGTTTATTTATCTCTTTACTGGTAGATCAATATCCTAAACAGGGAAAACCAAATTTGGGAATTAGAGCTTTGCCCAATTTGGAAACTAACCTTGTTGCCGCAAATTCCCTTATACCCTTGGAAATGGAAAATCAAATGGATATCTTCAATACCATTATAGAAAATTATATATCTGAAATAAAAGCATTACACAAAGAATACTTCAGCACTCGTAACCGAAAAGACAAACTTGAACTGAAAGTAAGAGAGCATAAGCTCCGAATGGAATTTTCCGAAGCACTGAAGAAATCAGCATTTCATGCTCAAGAAGCTGAAGATATTGCCAATTGGGACCCTTATTCCATAAATTCTATCGCTCCTTTTTTTAATCCCACCATTATGTTCGGATTGACTAATTTTAATATTGTTATTGCCAATCCCCCTTTTGTAAGACAGGAAAAAATCACTTACAAGGATTTACTGGATAAATCCGATTACCAGATATTCAATTCTACTTCCGACCTATATACCTATTTCTATGAATTGGCATATAAACTATTATCTGAAAACGGAATTGCCACTTTTATCACTTCCAATAAATGGCTCCGTTCCAAATATGGCACCAAATTAAGACAATTTTTAAAACAAAATACCAAATTGCAAATATTAATTGACTTCGGTGGTTACCAGGTTTTCAAATCCTCTACAGTGGATACCAATATTATCTTGTTCCTTAAAGCCAAACCTGAACCCGGGCATTCCTTTAATTTCGTTAATATCCCTGCCGACCTGAAACCGGAAAACCTTTCTCAATTCCTGTATAATAATATGCAAACATTACAGCAAAATACCTTGGAAGAAAATAGTTGGACTTTGACAGATAATAGCATTTTGACCTTAAAAACCAAAATAGAAAAAGCCGGGAAACCACTTAAGGACTGGAATGTTAATATCTATAGAGGCATTTTAACCGGTTGTAATGAAGCATTTATTATTGATACCTCCACAAAAGAAGCAATCTGTAAAGCAGACCCTAAATCCATAGAAATCATAAAACCTGTCTTGCGGGGAAGAGATATTCATAAATACTATTATGAATGGGCTGGACTTTGGCTGATAATTATTCCCAGCGGATGGACAAATAAAAATAAACCAGATAACATAGATGCTGAACATTTTATTAAACTATGTTATCCAGCAGTGTATAATTATTTAAAAACTAAAGGAGATGCAATAGAAAATAAAATAGTCAAAGTAAAAGGAAAAGGAGTATATGATAGAGATGATCAAGGTGATTATTGGTGGGAACTTAGAGATTGTTCATATTACAATGAATTTAATAAGAATAAAATTATATGGTCTGAAATTGGATTAAATGGAAATTTTACTTTTGATTCCAATCATTTTTATACAAATCAAACTGCATATATAATGACCGGAGAAAATCTTATCTATATATTAGCTATTCTTGATTCCAAATTATTTGACTTCTATTTTAATCTAATTTCTTCAAATCTATCCCAAAAAGCATCTAGGCATATCAAAATATACATAGAACAATTTCCAATTCCATCATATAAAAATTCTGATACAACTCTTGAGCTGGAAAAATTAGTAAAAGATATTCTGAATATAATGCCTACCATTGATATTTATCAAACCCAGAAAAAGGAAACTTCTGATATTTCTGACTATCTTAACAGAATTGACTCACTTGTTTATAAACTGTATGGTCTTAATGAAGCAGACATCAAGTTAATAACCAATACATCGGAGAAATAA
- a CDS encoding helicase-related protein: MSKVIQSSIKDNHQRGTVGNFINQHLSDGCFLSFVSAYFTIYAYQHLKNKLDNIQSLRFLFGEPRFISQIDPKTDKKQFQIEDEKLIIPIQNRLTQSRIAFDCANWIKDKCEIKSMVKPNFLHGKMYHIKSANGNEKAILGSSNFTVNGLGFGNSPNIELNIEVDSDRDRADLLNWFEELWNDETGLVENVKEEVLKYLSKLYEDNSPLFIYYKTLYHIFAKFLEEQEDKGLLKEKTGFFDSEIWNELKSFQKDAVKGAINKLEKYQGCIIADSVGLGKTYEALAIIKYYEILGYRVLVLCPKKLQNNWTVYQAHKGDDTNPFKNDRFSYTVAFHTDLARTSGFSKADNLNLSTFNWGAWDLVVIDESHNLRGNPKEKVDNGEIIYNRAKCLLEKVIKSGVKTKVLMLSATPVNTNLKDLRNQIHYISEGNDYAFKESMGIENISNTFRLAQLQFTEWAKSSKDTKRDTKELFLALDSSFFKLLDELTIARSRKHILTYYSDIDKNSFPTRLKPLSESTDIDTTQKFYSYDQVNEAIQKYKLSLFKPSNFVKEEFRPEYEITGKVKVFSQQQREDFLVEMMKINFLKRLESSIYSYQLTLKRTLDKINSLEQKIAEYETTKKEEQLDPFEVETIIPEEELESEEEEEFTVGKKLKYKLEHLDLNKWKIALKNDKDQLNALYKTAEKVTPDNDAKLKRLKEIIEYKIKHPINPDNKKIIIFTAFADTAIYLYDNLSIYLYDKFGLYSALITGGTTCKTNFKMPVRMKNDFNSILTCFAPIAKKRVKFLSLPQDKQIDIIIATDCISEGQNLQDCDYVINYDIHWNPVRIIQRFGRIDRINGPNAKIQMHNFWPTDDLDKYIKLKYRVEARMALVDLTATGADNILKDDDIDNWLENDMKFRTKQLKRLKEEVIDLEDMDDSISLTDFTLDDFRIDLLNYLKANEIELRDAPLGLYAITTSPENALWLKNNTLSDEQKQIIRPGIIFCLKHFEDGSEYNKLNPLQPYFLVYIREDGTVRYHYTNVKQILEIYRLLTKDRQEAIKELCDLFDEETQQGQNMDKYNTLLIKAIEDIKNSLNKRTNQQLQGDRDALIPKKSKEQSFELITWLIIK, encoded by the coding sequence ATGAGTAAAGTAATACAAAGTTCTATCAAAGATAACCACCAACGGGGAACAGTTGGCAATTTTATCAATCAGCATTTAAGTGATGGATGTTTTTTATCTTTTGTCTCGGCATATTTTACTATCTACGCCTATCAACATTTGAAAAACAAGCTGGATAACATCCAGAGTTTAAGATTTCTGTTTGGAGAACCGCGCTTTATTTCACAGATAGATCCTAAAACCGATAAGAAACAATTTCAAATTGAAGATGAGAAACTAATTATTCCTATTCAGAATCGTCTTACTCAAAGCAGGATTGCCTTTGATTGTGCCAATTGGATTAAAGATAAATGTGAAATCAAATCTATGGTCAAGCCCAACTTTCTGCATGGCAAAATGTATCATATCAAATCCGCCAATGGCAATGAAAAGGCAATTTTGGGAAGTTCCAATTTTACTGTTAACGGACTTGGTTTTGGCAATAGCCCCAATATAGAGCTTAATATTGAAGTAGATAGTGATAGAGACAGAGCAGATTTACTTAATTGGTTTGAGGAATTATGGAATGATGAGACCGGCTTAGTAGAAAATGTGAAAGAAGAGGTTTTAAAATATCTTTCCAAACTCTATGAGGATAATTCTCCTCTCTTCATCTATTATAAAACCCTGTATCACATTTTTGCCAAATTTCTGGAAGAGCAGGAAGACAAGGGTTTACTGAAAGAAAAAACCGGTTTTTTTGATTCCGAGATTTGGAATGAACTTAAAAGTTTTCAAAAAGATGCTGTTAAAGGAGCTATCAATAAACTGGAAAAATATCAGGGTTGCATAATAGCTGATAGTGTTGGCTTGGGGAAAACCTACGAGGCATTAGCCATCATCAAATATTATGAGATTTTAGGTTACCGGGTTTTAGTACTTTGTCCCAAAAAACTACAGAATAATTGGACAGTATATCAAGCCCACAAAGGAGATGATACAAATCCTTTTAAAAATGACAGGTTTAGCTATACAGTTGCTTTCCATACCGATTTAGCCAGAACAAGCGGATTTTCCAAAGCTGATAATTTGAATCTTTCTACTTTTAACTGGGGTGCCTGGGATTTAGTAGTTATTGATGAATCACATAATTTGCGAGGTAATCCCAAAGAAAAAGTAGATAACGGAGAGATTATTTACAATCGAGCTAAGTGTCTATTAGAGAAAGTTATTAAAAGTGGAGTGAAAACCAAAGTTTTGATGCTTTCAGCCACACCAGTAAATACCAATCTGAAAGATTTGCGTAATCAAATCCACTATATTTCAGAAGGTAATGATTATGCCTTTAAGGAAAGTATGGGAATTGAGAATATCTCTAATACTTTTAGATTAGCGCAACTTCAATTTACGGAATGGGCAAAGAGCTCTAAAGATACCAAGCGAGATACAAAGGAGCTATTTTTAGCTCTGGATAGTTCATTTTTTAAGCTTCTGGATGAATTAACCATAGCTCGCAGCCGCAAACATATTTTAACTTATTATTCCGATATAGATAAAAATAGCTTCCCTACGCGTCTTAAACCTCTTTCCGAAAGCACCGATATTGATACCACGCAAAAGTTTTATTCTTATGATCAAGTAAATGAAGCAATTCAGAAATACAAACTTTCCTTGTTTAAGCCCTCCAATTTTGTAAAAGAGGAATTTAGACCTGAATATGAAATTACAGGTAAAGTAAAAGTATTTTCTCAGCAACAGCGGGAAGATTTTCTGGTAGAAATGATGAAAATCAATTTCCTAAAACGCCTGGAAAGTAGTATTTATTCCTATCAATTAACTCTGAAGCGGACTTTGGACAAGATAAATTCTCTGGAACAAAAAATAGCAGAATACGAAACAACTAAAAAAGAAGAACAGCTTGATCCCTTTGAGGTGGAAACAATTATCCCTGAAGAAGAATTAGAAAGTGAAGAAGAAGAGGAATTCACCGTAGGCAAAAAACTGAAATATAAACTGGAACACTTAGACCTAAATAAATGGAAAATTGCCCTGAAGAATGATAAAGATCAGCTTAATGCTTTATATAAAACAGCTGAAAAAGTTACGCCAGATAATGATGCTAAGCTTAAGCGTCTGAAAGAAATTATAGAATATAAGATAAAACATCCTATCAATCCTGATAATAAGAAGATTATCATTTTTACTGCTTTTGCTGATACAGCTATTTACCTCTATGATAATCTTTCCATATATCTTTATGATAAATTCGGGCTATATTCTGCTTTAATAACTGGAGGCACAACCTGTAAAACTAATTTCAAAATGCCTGTTAGAATGAAAAATGATTTTAATTCCATTTTAACCTGTTTTGCTCCCATTGCCAAAAAACGAGTTAAATTTCTTAGCTTACCTCAAGATAAACAAATCGATATAATTATTGCTACCGATTGCATTTCCGAAGGGCAGAATTTACAGGACTGCGATTATGTAATAAATTATGATATTCACTGGAATCCGGTTCGCATCATTCAACGCTTTGGCAGAATAGACAGAATCAATGGTCCCAATGCCAAAATCCAAATGCATAATTTCTGGCCCACCGACGATTTGGATAAATACATAAAACTGAAATATAGAGTAGAAGCAAGAATGGCTTTGGTTGATTTAACCGCCACTGGAGCTGATAATATCCTAAAGGATGACGATATTGATAATTGGTTAGAAAACGATATGAAGTTTAGAACAAAACAATTAAAACGGTTAAAGGAAGAAGTAATTGATCTGGAAGATATGGATGATAGCATAAGCTTAACTGATTTTACTTTGGATGATTTTAGAATAGACCTGCTAAATTATTTAAAGGCAAACGAAATTGAATTACGCGATGCACCATTGGGTTTATATGCCATAACTACAAGCCCTGAAAATGCTCTTTGGCTAAAAAATAATACTTTATCTGATGAGCAAAAACAAATTATCCGCCCCGGCATTATCTTTTGTTTAAAGCATTTTGAAGATGGGTCGGAATATAATAAACTAAATCCCCTCCAGCCATATTTTCTTGTTTATATTAGAGAGGATGGAACTGTCCGTTACCATTACACCAATGTAAAACAAATTTTGGAAATTTATAGATTGCTGACCAAAGATAGACAAGAAGCAATAAAGGAACTTTGTGATCTCTTTGATGAAGAAACCCAACAAGGACAAAATATGGATAAATATAACACTTTGCTTATTAAAGCCATTGAAGACATAAAAAATTCTTTGAACAAACGCACCAATCAACAATTGCAAGGAGATAGAGATGCTCTTATTCCCAAGAAATCAAAAGAACAGAGTTTTGAACTAATCACCTGGTTGATTATCAAATAA
- a CDS encoding RloB family protein — MSRTKRPHNIRKPAPDLIVIVTEGEKTEPNYFKKFPVYSIEFSVIGTGMNTISLIKEAEIQVEKQIDKFKEKYGEEPKETIVWCVFDKDSFSDEDFGNAINKAKAKGYKVAYSNEAFELWYLLHFHYYDMALGRNDYIVKLTEHLKRKYRKNDLFMYETLLSKQEEAINNAKNLLSKYITVNPSNNNPSTTVFELVEYLNQFIHY, encoded by the coding sequence ATGAGCAGAACTAAAAGACCACATAATATCAGAAAACCAGCTCCTGACTTGATAGTTATAGTTACGGAAGGTGAGAAAACCGAACCCAATTACTTTAAGAAATTTCCTGTTTATTCCATAGAATTTAGTGTTATTGGAACAGGGATGAATACAATATCTTTGATAAAGGAAGCCGAAATCCAAGTTGAGAAACAGATTGATAAATTCAAGGAAAAGTATGGTGAAGAGCCCAAAGAAACAATTGTTTGGTGCGTTTTTGATAAGGATAGTTTTTCTGATGAAGATTTTGGAAATGCCATAAATAAAGCAAAAGCTAAGGGTTATAAGGTTGCTTATTCTAACGAAGCATTTGAACTTTGGTATTTATTACATTTCCATTATTACGATATGGCTCTTGGTAGAAATGATTATATAGTAAAGCTTACAGAACATCTAAAACGAAAATATCGGAAAAATGACCTTTTTATGTATGAAACTCTTCTTAGTAAGCAAGAAGAAGCAATCAATAATGCCAAAAACCTCCTGTCTAAATACATTACAGTTAACCCGAGTAATAATAATCCCTCCACAACGGTTTTTGAGTTGGTAGAATATTTAAATCAATTTATCCACTATTGA